A window of Maniola jurtina chromosome W, ilManJurt1.1, whole genome shotgun sequence contains these coding sequences:
- the LOC123879845 gene encoding WD repeat-containing protein 5-like translates to MSIFCTVWELSSGKCLKTLKGHSNYVFCCNFNPQSNLIVSGSFDESVRIWDVRTGKCLKTLPAHSDPVSAVHFNRDGSLIVSSSYDGLCRIWDTASGQCLKTLIDDDNPPVSFVKFSPNGKYILAATLDNTLKLWDYSRGKCLKTYTGHKNEKYCIFANFSVTGGKVILSKVFNFL, encoded by the exons ATGTCAATATTTTGTACT GTCTGGGAGTTAAGTTCTGGCAAATGTTTGAAGACGCTgaaaggtcacagtaactatgTGTTTTGTTGCAATTTCAACCCACAGAGTAATCTTATAGTATCTGGAAGTTTTGATGAAAGCGTTCGAATATGGGATGTACGAACAG GTAAATGTTTGAAAACGTTACCAGCACACTCAGATCCAGTATCAGCGGTGCATTTCAACAGAGACGGAAGCCTCATTGTATCCTCAAGTTATGATGGTCTATG TCGAATCTGGGACACAGCCTCCGGACAGTGCCTAAAAACACTCATAGACGACGACAACCCACCGGTGTCCTTTGTAAAGTTCTCTCCCAATGGCAAGTACATCCTCGCTGCTACTCTGGACAACACGTTGAAGCTCTGGGACTACAGTAGAGGCAAATGTCTCAAGACGTACACAGGGCATAAGAACGAAAAGTATTGCATTTTCGCCAACTTCAGCGTC